From the Primulina tabacum isolate GXHZ01 chromosome 3, ASM2559414v2, whole genome shotgun sequence genome, one window contains:
- the LOC142538628 gene encoding uncharacterized protein LOC142538628: MAMALTARNKHGFVDNTVARPSPNDLLYCAWVRCNSMVTSWILNAVAREIDDSLIYMPTCHEVWIDLCDWFQQSNAPRIYQIKKLLSAFSQGSLSVSSYYTKLRTLLDELRDYQLAFVCNCGLMKDWVNIARNVLCSF; this comes from the coding sequence ATGGCCATGGCCTTAACTGCCAGAAATAAGCATGGCTTTGTGGATAACACTGTGGCTCGTCCCTCACCAAATGATCTTTTGTACTGTGCTTGGGTTCGATGTAATAGTATGGTAACTTCATGGATTTTGAATGCGGTTGCTCGTGAAATTGATGATAGTCTCATATATATGCCGACCTGTCATGAGGTTTGGATTGACCTATGTGATTGGTTCCAACAGAGCAATGCACCAAGGATTTATCAAATTAAGAAGTTACTCAGTGCTTTCAGTCAAGGATCTCTGAGTGTTAGTTCCTACTACACAAAGTTACGAACACTTTTGGATGAACTGAGAGATTATCAACTTGCCTTTGTCTGCAACTGTGGACTGATGAAAGATTGGGTGAACATAGCCAGGAATGTGTTATGCAGTTTCTAA